A genomic region of Candidatus Hydrogenedentota bacterium contains the following coding sequences:
- a CDS encoding glutamate synthase subunit beta codes for MLPDKSKGFMTFDREIAADDAPEERLKHYGEFSNSLPPEKIAQQAYRCMNCGIPFCHSGCPLGNQIPDFNELMKDNDWEEALEVLHSTNNFPEFTGRVCPAPCETACVLGINKPAVTIEINEREIADRGWLEGWVVPQIPEVRTGKRVAIVGSGPAGLAAAQQLNRAGHHVSVYERSDEPGGLLMYGIPNFKLDKKIVMRRVDQLKAEGVEFICNAEVGVNVPTSKLDQYDAVLIAIGSTKSRTFEGMNVPGSDLKGIYPAMEFLPQQTRRVLGKEVKGENILATGKNVIVIGGGDTGSDCVGTSLRQGCKGLVNLELMPKPPVERADNNPWPQWSFIYRTSSSHKEGGERRYSVLTKSFEDDGNGNVAALNTVQLEWSEPDATGRRQMVEVPGSEERIPAELVLLAMGFTQPETDTFVKELGLELDRNRFGQGIKANTKDFQSSRSKYFVAGDARRGQSLVVWAIHEGREAARAIDLYLMGESTLQAHDTEGYETLTKERSLV; via the coding sequence ATGCTTCCTGACAAGTCCAAGGGATTCATGACTTTTGATCGCGAAATCGCGGCGGATGACGCCCCCGAAGAGCGGTTGAAGCACTACGGCGAGTTTTCGAATTCGCTGCCGCCGGAGAAAATCGCCCAGCAGGCCTATCGCTGCATGAACTGCGGTATTCCCTTCTGCCACAGCGGTTGCCCCCTCGGTAATCAAATTCCCGACTTCAACGAGCTGATGAAGGACAACGACTGGGAAGAAGCCCTCGAAGTCCTTCATTCCACCAATAATTTCCCCGAGTTCACGGGTCGGGTATGTCCCGCGCCCTGTGAGACGGCCTGCGTGCTGGGGATCAACAAACCCGCGGTCACCATCGAGATCAACGAACGGGAGATCGCTGATCGCGGCTGGCTCGAAGGTTGGGTGGTTCCCCAGATCCCCGAGGTGCGCACCGGAAAGCGTGTCGCCATCGTCGGCTCCGGTCCCGCCGGCCTTGCCGCCGCCCAGCAGTTGAACCGCGCCGGGCACCATGTGTCGGTCTACGAACGCTCGGACGAGCCGGGCGGCCTGCTCATGTACGGCATCCCGAATTTCAAGCTCGACAAGAAGATTGTCATGCGCCGCGTCGACCAGTTGAAAGCCGAAGGCGTGGAGTTCATCTGCAACGCCGAGGTCGGCGTAAATGTACCCACCAGCAAGCTGGATCAGTACGACGCCGTATTGATTGCCATCGGCTCCACCAAGAGCCGCACCTTCGAAGGCATGAATGTTCCCGGTTCCGACCTGAAGGGTATCTACCCCGCCATGGAGTTCCTGCCCCAGCAGACCCGGCGGGTCCTGGGCAAAGAAGTCAAGGGCGAAAATATTCTCGCCACCGGCAAGAACGTGATTGTAATCGGCGGCGGCGACACCGGCTCCGACTGCGTGGGCACCAGCCTGCGCCAGGGATGCAAGGGCCTCGTCAACCTCGAACTCATGCCCAAGCCGCCCGTTGAGCGCGCCGACAATAACCCCTGGCCCCAGTGGTCCTTCATCTACCGCACCTCTTCCAGCCACAAAGAGGGTGGAGAGCGGCGCTACAGTGTCCTGACCAAGTCCTTCGAGGATGACGGAAACGGCAATGTGGCCGCATTGAACACGGTGCAACTGGAATGGAGCGAGCCTGATGCAACCGGTCGTCGCCAGATGGTCGAGGTGCCGGGAAGCGAAGAGCGCATCCCCGCTGAGTTGGTGTTGCTGGCCATGGGCTTCACCCAGCCCGAGACGGACACCTTCGTAAAAGAGCTGGGGCTGGAACTGGATCGCAATCGATTTGGTCAGGGCATCAAGGCCAACACGAAAGACTTCCAGTCGTCCAGATCCAAGTACTTTGTGGCGGGCGACGCCCGTCGCGGTCAGTCCCTGGTGGTCTGGGCGATTCACGAGGGTCGGGAAGCCGCGCGGGCCATCGACCTCTACC